ATATATAATTTTGTTTAGATTGTATTTTGCAGAAAAACTATTACTATATCTTTTTGTCTTATGTTCATAAACTCTATTTACCAAATTAGATGTAACACCTATGTACAATGTGGTATTGTGTTGATTACTGAGTATGTAAATATATCCTCCTTTTGTCATACTA
Above is a genomic segment from Chitinophagales bacterium containing:
- a CDS encoding GIY-YIG nuclease family protein; the protein is MTKGGYIYILSNQHNTTLYIGVTSNLVNRVYEHKTKRYSNSFSAKYNLNKIIYYEFFASIAEAINRERYLKSKKRNYKEQLINSINSEWKDLWYDIQDCI